In Cynocephalus volans isolate mCynVol1 chromosome 13, mCynVol1.pri, whole genome shotgun sequence, a genomic segment contains:
- the FAM210A gene encoding protein FAM210A produces the protein MQWNVPRTVSRLAHKMCLEPHKAGLFGHCQNIKGPLLLCHAESIVVWGHGPQKQWLHFPATHCAAREKKSLDAHPPQPGVLRHRRWEQDSSPKKASSSSATAQGPPSEKKEEPDPLQDKSISLYQRFKKTFRQYGKVLIPVHLITSGVWFGTFYYAAIKGVNVVPFLELIGLPDSIVSILKNSQSGNALTAYAIFKIATPARYMVTLGGTSFTVKYLRSRGYMSTPPPVKEYLQDRVEETKELITEKMEETKDRLTEKLQETKEKVSFKKKVE, from the exons ATGCAATGGAATGTACCACGGACTGTATCTCGACTGGCACACAAGATGTGCTTGGAACCACATAAAGCTGGTCTTTTTGGACACTGTCAGAACATAAAGGGGCCGTTACTTTTGTGTCATGCTGAATCCATAGTGGTTTGGGGACATGGTCCTCAAAAGCAGTGGTTGCACTTCCCTGCTACCCACTGTGCTGCAAGGGAAAAGAAGTCACTGGATGCTCATCCACCCCAGCCAGGGGTCCTTCGCCACAGACGGTGGGAGCAAGACTCTTCACCCAAGAAGGCTTCGTCCTCCAGTGCCACAGCCCAAGGACCtccttcagaaaaaaaggaagagcctGATCCTTTACAGGACAAATCTATTAGTCTGTATCAAcgatttaagaaaacatttagaCAATATGGAAAAGTTTTGATTCCAGTGCACCTCATAACTTCTGGTGTTTGGTTTGGAACATTTTATTATGCAGCCATAAA agGAGTGAATGTCGTTCCTTTTCTAGAACTCATTGGGTTGCCTGACAGCATAGTAAGCATCCTGAAAAACTCTCAGAGTGGAAATGCACTAACAGCATATGCCATATTTAAG ATTGCAACACCTGCCCGCTACATGGTGACCCTGGGAGGAACATCCTTTACTGTGAAGTACTTGCGCAGTCGCGGCTACATGTCGACACCACCGCCTGTTAAGGAGTATCTACAGGACAGGGTGGAAGAAACAAAGGAGCTTATCACGGAGAAAATGGAGGAAACAAAGGATAGACTCACTGAAAAACTgcaagaaaccaaagaaaaagtttcttttaagaaaaaagtggAATAG